One region of Girardinichthys multiradiatus isolate DD_20200921_A chromosome 1, DD_fGirMul_XY1, whole genome shotgun sequence genomic DNA includes:
- the dtx3 gene encoding probable E3 ubiquitin-protein ligase DTX3, translating to MGSRVSSDEMSVRAGQGSDEVLVSQAVWDYLAAAGRPWLIDFQHKQGMSAGIIRRGERGGCCAVRLQPVEGSRSARSGMADGPISSETRKAFFDLCRCARKEMSKQEGGSKRKRALLPCVGALEQNGEGSRLQAPPSQPRRSQRQQQRFKKPADEEVCAMLHEASLRKDLDSSMGSHSEAEDSNTCSICMGDIVERTTLEKCGHSFCRSCLEQAFKVKKACPVCRLVYGQLVGNQPANGSMIVERDHDLELPGHEGYGCICIIYSFPPGIQTLDHPNPGVRYPGTDRVAYLPDNPEGNRVLGLLRRAFEQRLIFTIGTSMTTGLQNVITWNDIHHKTSIFGGPRCFGYPDPTYLVRVTEELREKAITAD from the exons ATGGGATCACGAG TTTCTTCTGATGAGATGAGTGTGCGTGCTGGCCAGGGCAGTGATGAGGTGCTGGTTTCTCAGGCAGTTTGGGATTACCTGGCTGCAGCTGGGCGGCCCTGGCTCATTGACTTCCAGCACAAGCAGGGGATGAGTGCCGGCATCATTAGGCGAGGAGAGAGAGGGGGCTGCTGTGCTGTGCGGCTACAGCCTGTGGAAGGCTCGAGGAGCGCCAGATCCGGCATGGCGGATGGACCCATCTCTAGCGAGACGCGTAAAGCCTTCTTTGACTTATGCCGATGTGCTCGCAAAGAAATGAGCAAACAGGAGGGAGGATCCAAGAGGAAAAGGGCTCTGCTGCCTTGCGTGGGAGCCCTGGAGCAGAACGGAGAAGGTAGCCGGCTTCAGGCTCCACCTTCCCAGCCACGGCGATCCCAAAGACAGCAGCAGCGTTTCAAGAAGCCTGCAGATGAGGAGGTGTGTGCCATGCTCCATGAGGCCTCTCTGAGGAAAGACCTGGACTCCAGCATGGGTTCCCACAGTGAGGCAGAGGACAGTAACACTTGCTCAATTTGTATGGGAGACATAGTGGAGAGGACCACCCTGGAGAAATGCGGCCATTCGTTCTGCCGTTCATGCCTGGAACAAGCCTTTAAGGTGAAGAAAGCTTGTCCCGTGTGCAGACTGGTCTACGGCCAGCTGGTTGGGAACCAGCCTGCCAATGGTTCGATGATCGTAGAGCGGGATCATGATCTGGAGCTTCCTGGCCATGAAGGCTATGGGTGTATCTGTATTATCTACAGCTTCCCTCCTGGAATACAGACT cttgATCACCCAAACCCTGGTGTGCGATACCCAGGAACAGACCGCGTGGCCTACCTCCCTGACAACCCTGAAGGCAACCGTGTGCTGGGCCTGCTGCGTCGGGCCTTCGAACAGCGCCTTATCTTCACCATCGGTACCTCCATGACTACAGGCCTGCAAAATGTCATCACCTGGAATGACATTCACCACAAGACATCTATATTTGGCGGGCCGCGCTG ctTTGGCTACCCAGACCCCACATACTTGGTGCGAGTGACGGAGGAGCTCAGAGAAAAAGCCATCACAGCGGACTGA